From the Chitinophaga lutea genome, the window TACGCGCCGGCCGCCTGAAACCGGGCCCCGCGAAGTTCGATTTTAAAAGACTGGGCTCCGATACCCTCCTGAGCAGCTACAACACCACCCTCGATACGCTCCGGTATTTTTCCACCTTCATTTACGGTTCACAAACCTCCGGTGTTGAAACCTATCACTTCCGCGAAGATTTTTCCAACAACTCCACCTCCAAAGCGCACGTGCGTTTCTTTAACATGGTGGAAGGCTCCGAGCCCGTTGATTTCTATATCGGCGAAACCAAACTCAGCTCCAGCCGGATGTATGAAGACTTCCTGAGCGGTAGTTACAACAGCTTCACCCAGATCGATCCGAACGAAGTGAGCATCACCGTGAAGAATGCCGCAGGCACCGAACTGGCGAAAATAAGCAACGTTTCCCTGGCTGTCGCCGGCGGTGTGTACACCGTGGTATATGCAGGCACACAGGGCGATACCGGCAACAGAAAGCCCGCTATCAAAACATTCTCCCACTAATTTCCAGACACGAGAATATTTTTGAATGTCCCGGCCCGTCAAAGGCGCCGGGACATTTTATTTTATCCAACTTTTTGCAGTAGGTTTGCCCCGGTCAATCCAAAAAAAACCTATTGAGCATGCAATTAGCAGACAGATTAACGCGGATATCCGTACCGCAAACCATCAGGATGGCAAAACTCAGCCGGGAGCTGAAAGCACAGGGAATAGACATCGTAGACCTCAGCATCGGTGAACCGGATTTCGATACGCCCGCGCACATCCGCGAGGCCGCCAAAAAAGCCATAGATGAAGGGTATACGCATTATACCCCGGTAGCCGGGTACCTCGACCTGAAGCAGGCCGTGGCCTATAAGCTGAAAAGGGACAACGGGCTGGAATACAGCCCCGACGAAATCGTGGTCTCCACCGGCGCCAAACAAAGCATTGCCAACGCCGTGCTGAGCATCGTCAATCCCGGCGACGAAGTCATTATCCCTACCCCCTATTGGGTAACTTATTCGGAGTTGGTGAAACTCTGCCAGGGCGAAGTAAAATTCGTGACCTGCGGCATCGAGAACGATTACAAAATCACACCGGAGCAGCTCGAAGCGGCCATCACGCCGAAAACGAAACTGTTCATGTTTTCATCTCCCTGCAACCCTACCGGCTCCGTGTATTCGAAAGAAGAACTGGAAGCGCTGGCAGCCGTATTCGAAAAACACCCGCAGATCTTCATCATTTCCGACGAGATTTATGAATACATCAATTACGTAGGCGAACATACCAGCATTGCCACCATCGGCACGCTCAAAAACAGGACGGTGATCATCAACGGCCTGAGCAAGGGTTTTGCCATGACCGGCTGGCGCCTTGGCTACATGGCCGCCCCGCTGGAGATCGCCAAAGCGGCGGACATGGTGCAGAGCCAGTTCACCTCCGCCACCTGCTCCATCACCCAACGCTGCGCCATCACGGCCCTGCGCGGCGAGCTCGACACCGCCCGCGAGATGGTGGCCGCCTTCCGCGAGCGCCGCGCGTTTATTTTCCAGGCGCTCAAAGGCATTCCCGGCCTGCAGGTGAACGAACCAGACGGTGCTTTTTATATGTTCCCGAACGTCAGCGCGTTTTTCGGGAAATCGTACGAAGGCGAGAAAATCAATAATGCGGACGATCTCTGCATGTTCCTGCTGCACAAGGCCAACGTAACCGTGGTATCCGGCGCGGCTTTCCGCCAGCCGGAATGTATCCGCATATCGTATGCCACCGGCATGCCGCGGATAGAGGAAGGCATGAAAAGAATGAAAGAATGGCTGGGGAAACTCAGTTAAAATAACGAAAGGGCCGGTGGTTGCACCGGCCTTTTTTATTATGCCCTATCCATTCAGGAAAAAGCCAGGAATTGTTTGTGCAGCGAAAGCACCTGGGGTATCACCATCTGCTGTTCATCGTTATACACCACATAATCGGCGAGCTTCAATTTGATCTTCTCGTCGATCTGTTTGTGCATCCTTGCCAGCACCGCGTTCCGGTCCACGCCGTCGCGCTGCATCACCCGGTGGATGCGCAGGGCCTGCGGGGCGTACACCATAATCACCTTGTCTACATGATGGAACGATTCCGTTTCAAACATCAGCGCCGCTTCCTTGATCACATAAGGCGCCTGCTGCCGGCGGGCCCACTCTTCGGAGTCCCGGATGGTTGCGGGGTGCACGAGCTCGTTGAGCGCAGCCAGCTGGTCTTTGTCGTTGAAAACGATGTTGGAAAGAAAGGAACGGTTGAGGGTGCCGTCGTCGAAATAGGCCTCCCGGCCAAAATGGTCCTTGATCTGCTGCACGAGCAGGGGGTCTTTGACCATGATTTCCTTCGCGGCATCGTCTGCCGAATAAACGGGGATGCCAAGCAATGCGAATAATTTGGCTACCGTGGTTTTACCGGAGCCGATTCCGCCTGTTATGCCGATAATGCGCATGTCTAATGGAGTAAAAACTAAATATAAAAAATAAAACCGGTATCGATACACGAAGTTCCTTCATATATGGGTCGGGTTTAGCTACACCTGTATTTGCCTCCCGGTGGAACAGGGGCACATGAACGCTCAGGATAATGAAACAACTCACTTCAACGAAGGTTCAACGAAGCTTCCCTTTATGTTGAACGAACCTTCCCCGATGTTTTCATCCTTCGTTGGAGGTTCGTTGGTCCTTCGTTGAAGCTTCGTTGAACACCTACCATGCTCCCTGCAGGTAAGGGTTTCCGGGGCAATAGAAGGGCTATATCCGCTACAGTGAATGGTTTTCCGGTATAAAACAAACATATTTGTGGGTACATATAACAAAAAGAGGCGCTCCGGCAGATGCGGAGCGCCTCTTTTAAAAAAAGTGGAGGCTGTTATTTGGTTTCAGCGGCCTTGTTCACGGCACTGGTATATTCCATGCTAACGGCGGAGCGTTCGATGGTGATATAGGTACCGGCGCTTACTTCCAGTTGCAAAGTATTGTTATCGTTGATTTTCTTTACTTTACCGTGGATACCCGCGATGGTCACCACTTTATCCCCTTCTTTGAGGTTGTCGATAAACTGTTTCTGCAGTTTGGCTTTTTTAGTCTGGGGGCGAATCATGAACAGCCACATTACCAGGATCATACCGCCGAAGAACAGCAGGGAGCCCATTCCGCCGAAACCGCCCTGACCACCGCCAGCCTGCGGTGTCATCAATAAAACATTTAATAAGTTGTACATCGTATGTAGTTTGTTGATTTGAAGCTTGTAAAGTTACTATTTCTTGGCAACGATCACGCATTGAATTCTGGGACCGGTCACCAGGGGAGGATTGGTATTGGCCTGGATGAACAATTCCTTTTCGGTATAGCCTTCCGGCCGGCCATGGCTGTCGAATTTCACCTTCATGTAGCCGCTTTCGCCGGGTTTGATGGGCTCTTTGGGCCACTCCGGCACGGTGCAGCCGCAGCTGGCTTCCGCTTTCTGGATAAGCAGGTCTTTATTGCCGGTGTTGGTGAATTTAAAGGAGTATTCCACCACTTCGCCCTGCGTTACGTTCCCGAAATCGTGTGTTTGTTTTTCGAAGGTCATGCGGGCCACTTTGGTAGTGTCGTTCGCATCGGTGGCGGCCGCAGCCGGCTTTTTGCCGCCTCCGCCGTTACAGGCCGCCATGAGCAGGCCGGCAGCGAGGATGGGATATAAAAATAGTTTCATACTGAAAACTGCTTTATTTCTTGGTTCGGTCTACTTTCTGCACCAGGTTGGCCTGCTGCAGGTCCTTCAGGATGTTATCGAGTATGCCGTTCACGAACTGCCCGCTCTGGGGGGTGCTGTAAGCTTTGGCCAGGTCGATGTATTCGTTGATGGTCACTTTGGTGGGGATGGTGGGGAAATACAGGAATTCGCACACGCCCATTTCCATCAGCAGCATGTCTACCGCCGCGATCCGCTCGGGGTCCCAGTTCTGCAGTTTGGGTTTGATCAGCTCCAGGCAATAGTCCTTTTTATTGATGGCGGTGCTGAGCAGGTCCCTCGCATATTCCAGTTTTTCCCTGCTGATCAGCTGTAAGAAGTTGAACAGCTGCGGTTTAGAGAGGTAGTTACCTACCAGGATGCCCATCATCTCCTCGTCGTCGCCCCAGTGCAGGAAGCTGTCTTCCATATGCTGGCGGAACAATTCGTTCTTTTCCAGGATGTCCTTGTAGATATATTCGATAATCTGCTTTTCGGAGGCTTTTTCGCGGGAGGGCTCGGCGATGTATTTTTTATATATTTCGCTGTCTGCCAGCTGGTTGTACAGCTTCCGGGTCAGTTCCACATCTTCCAGGCGGCGCAGCTTCCACGTCTCCAGGTTGACCTGGAACCCTTTGTCGCCCAGCACCTGGAAAACAAAGTCGTTGCCGGCAATTTTGGTATTAACCGCCAGATCCTCCGCGCTGGGCAGGTGTTTGGAAGCCCTCGCCTGTGCATCTGTTTCGGCGTACTGGGCCACACGTGCGATCGTGTAGAGCAGATACGTGAAAATCTGACTGGTCTGGTCCAATTTCTCATTCAGCAAACTCGTGGCAGTGCCCGGTTTCACGGTGCCCTGCTCCATGGTGTCCATGGCATACAGTGTTTGCATAACTTTTACCCGGATGTTTCTTCTACTGATCATTGTACGCTTAGGAAAATGGCCGCAAATCTACTGTTTTACAGGGACTTTTAAAAAAATACTTCCGGAAGGCGTTCCCTGACAGTTGCGGAATCTGCCATGCGAGGGGCTTCTGACAGGTAAAAATGAAAAAATGTCATTTATTGACAGTCCCCCGGAAGTTTGTTTATATTTGCTTCCTGCAAATTTGACCCGATTCCCCGGTTGGCATAATCTTCGTAAAGGGAAACTCCGTCAATTGACAGCCTAATCACATCATATCAAGTCTTTAAAAATAGATCTACAATGGCAAAACAATTAAGTATTAAACCTCTGGCAGACAGGGTGATTGTAAAACCCGCAGCAGCAGAAGAAAAAACAGCAGGCGGCATCATCATCCCAGACACAGCAAAGGAAAAACCGCAGCGTGGTACAGTAGTAGCAGCAGGTCCCGGTAAAAAAGACGAGCCTGTGAGCGTAAAAGTAGGCGATACTGTATTGTATGGCAAATATTCCGGTACTGAAATCAGCCTGGAAGGAGACGATTACTTAATCATGCGCGAGTCTGACATCCTGGCTGTACTCTAAGCCCCTCCTGTAACGCAGCTTTTTTTCTAAAAACGACCAAGAAAAACTAATACTATTATGGCAAAGCAAATTTTCTTCAATACCGACGCCCGCAACAAAATGAAAAAAGGCGTTGACACCCTGGCAAACGCGGTGAAAGTGACCCTGGGCCCCAAAGGCCGTAACGTGGTGATTGAAAAGAAATTCGGCGCTCCCGGCGTAACCAAAGACGGTGTAACTGTAGCGAAAGAAATTGAACTGGAAGACCCTATCGAGAACATGGGCGCACAGATGGTGAAAGAAGTAGCCTCCAAAACCGCGGACATCGCAGGTGACGGTACTACCACTGCAACCGTGCTGGCACAGTCCATCATCGGCGAAGGCCTCAAAAACGTAGCCGCCGGTGCAAACCCGATGGACCTGAAACGCGGTATCGACAAAGCGGTTAAATCCGTGGTGGAGAACCTGCAGAAACAATCCGAAAAAGTTGGCAGCGACAACAAAAAGATCGAACAGGTTGCCGCTATCTCCGCTAATAACGACGCTGCGATCGGTAAACTGATCGCCGAAGCGATGCAGAAAGTGACCAAAGACGGTGTTATCACCGTTGAAGAAGCGAAAGGCACCGAAACTACCGTAGAAGTAGTGGAAGGTATGCAGTTCGACCGCGGTTACCTCTCCCCTTACTTCATCACCAACAGCGAAAAAATGCAGGCTGAACTGCAGAATCCTTACATCCTGATCTACGACAAAAAGATCAGCACCATGAAAGACATTCTGCACATCCTGGAGAAAGTGGCCCAGCAAGGCGCTCCCCTGCTAATCATTTCTGAAGACCTGGAAGGTGAAGCACTGGCTACCCTGGTGGTAAACAAACTCCGTGGTACCCTGAAAGTGGCGGCTGTGAAAGCTCCCGGCTTCGGCGACAGAAGGAAGGAAATGCTGCAGGACATCGCTACCCTCACCGCAGGTGTGGTAATCAGCGAAGAACAGGGTTTCAAACTGGAAAATGCCGACCTCACTTACCTGGGCCGCGCAGAATCCGTGACCATCGATAAAGACAACACCACTGTAGTAGGCGGTAAAGGCAAGAAAGAAGACATTTCTGCCCGTATCGGCCAGATCAAGGCGCAGATCGAAGTGACCACTTCCGACTACGACCGTGAGAAACTGCAGGAGCGCCTGGCGAAACTGAGCGGCGGTGTAGCCGTACTGTACGTTGGTGCCGCTACCGAAGTGGAAATGAAAGAAAAGAAAGACCGTGTTGACGACGCCCTGCACGCAACCCGCGCTGCCGTTGAAGAAGGTATCGTAGCTGGTGGCGGCGTAGCCTTCATCCGCTCTATCGAAAGCCTCGACAAGCTGAAAGGCGAAAACGAAGACGAACAAACCGGCATTGCCATCGTTAAACGCGCGATCGAAGAGCCCCTGCGCCAGATCACCGAAAACGCCGGCATCGAAGGTTCCATCGTGGTACAGAAAGTGAAGGAAGGTAAAGCCGATTTCGGTTTCAACGCCCGCACCGAAACTTACGAAAACATGCTGGCCGCCGGTGTAATCGACCCGACCAAAGTAACACGCATCGCCCTGGAAAACGCCGCATCCATCGCTGGTATGCTGCTCACCACCGAATGTGTGATTGCCGATAAACCGGAACCTAAATCCGCAGCCCCTGCAATGCCGGGCGGCCACGGGATGGGTATGGACTACTAGTCGCACCCGGTTATCCGATATTGCTGTCCCGCCCCGGTATTCCCGGGGCGGGATTTTTTTTGTAACATTATTTCCCTTCCGGCCGTTTAACTGTTGTATTTTTGACAAACTTTTTGTGAATTACGGCATGATGATCAAACGCCTGTTATATTTTTTCCTGCTTACCGCCTGTACCGCGCTGGTATTCAGCTCCTGCGCAAAGGAAGACAGCGATACGGGCTCGTACATGAACATGGACGGGCTTAACAAGGAAAACAGCGCCATCCGCGATTTCCTCCGGGAAAAGAAGCAGGATTCGGGACTGGTGATACATCCCAGCGGCATGTGCTACCGGATCATCGACAGGGGCACCGGCAGCCAGTACATCACCCGCGAAAACGTGCCAGTGGTGATTTACACCCGCCACCTGCTGCCCAGCGAAAAATTCGTGGAATCGTCCCTCAATCTGCCTACTTCGTTCGACGGGCGCCAGCTCAAGAACCACATCCTGGGTTGGCAGATCGGGTTGCCCCTCATCCCCAAGGGCGGCCGGATTATCATGTATATCCCTTCCTCCCTGGCCTTCGGTTCCACCGGCATCCCCGGCACCATTCCTCCCAACGCCATCCTGATTTGTGACGTAACCCTTGTGGATTTCAAATAATTAAACCAGTATAGTATAATGAGAATGAGACACTACTTTGGGCTGTTAAGCCTCCTGGCCGTAACTTTTTTCGCCGCCTGCAACAAAAACGACAAACCGGCGCAACCCTTCGACCCGGCCAAACAGGCCGAAACCGATGAACAGCTGATCCGGGAATACATCGCCAAAAATAACATCACCGGCACCGTCAAAGACGCCACCAGTGCCCTGCATTATAAAGTATTGGCGCCCGGCATCGGCGGCGATACCATGAAGCTCAACGACCGCATGAACGTCAGCTACAAAGGCACCCTGCTCAACGGCACCGTGTTCGACGAAGGCGATAAAACCAGACTGAGCGAGGCCCGCCTCGACCAGTTGATCGAAGGCTGGAAAATCGGGCTGCGCAAAATCACCAAAGAAGGCAAAATCCAGCTGTTCGTGCCCTCCGCCCTGGGGTATAAAAACTCGGCAACGGGTAAAATCCCGGCCAATTCCGTGCTCATTTTCGAAGTCACCCTCCACAATTATTATTACTAGCATCTGCTGTACGATAGAAAAATGCCCGCCCGTCACAAGGCGGGCATTTTTTATGGTCAGGGAATGATTTTTTTGTTATTTTTAATTGCCCCGCATCAGAATTACAGCGATCAACCAAAATGAGTGAGCGAATACCACATACCACCGCCGAAAACAGTGAGAAAACGCTCGAACTGATTTTTGTGGACATCTTCAGGCAGCACGAAAGCCGCCTGTATGCGCTTGCCCGCAAACTCACCAAATCGGACCTTTTCGCCGGCGACATCATCCAGGAAGTGTTTATCAAACTCTGGGAACAGCGCGGCCAGCTGTCAGAGATCGACAACATGGAAGCCTGGCTGTACCGCCTCACGGAAAACAAAGTCATTGATTTCCTGCGCAAAGCGGCGGCCGACGACCGCCTGCGCGAAGCCCTCTGGCAATCGCTCGCCCACAACGCCCAGGAAACGGAAAGCCAGGTGGCCACCCGCGAATACCACCGCATGCTCCAGAAAGCCATTAACAGCCTGCCGCCCCAGCGCCGCCTCATTTACCAATTGAACCGCGAAAAAGGCCTCAATTACCGCCAGATCGCCGAAGAGCTCCGGATCTCCCGGCACACCGTCAAAAACCAGCTGTCCACCGCCCTGCAATCCATCCGAAGCTTCATTCTCAAAACCTCCGGACCGCTGTCACTCCTTTTTGTAAAATATTTTTCAGGCGAATAGGAACATCTTCTTTTTGCTTCGTCTCCCCTATTGAAGGTTACAACTTTTCTAATCCACGTACACCAACACAAGCCCCGCGAGATGGAAGAACGGATCAAATATCTATTCAGGCAGTACGCTGCCGGCAAATGCTCCCGGAAGGAGTATGAAGAGTTTTTTGCGTACATCCGCCGGTCGTCGCACGATGATTCCATCCGGGCCCTCATACAGGAGGCTTATGCGGCAGACGGGCAGGTGCCCGCCGCTCCGCCTTATGTAGACGGCAACGGGGCGCTGGTGCTGAAAAAAACGAAGCGCAGCCTGCGCTGGAGCATGGCCGCGGCCGCGGTACTCGTACTGGGACTGGTGTTCTGGTGGAACAGCAGCCCGGAACTGAAACGCAATTTCACCGCCCGCTCCGAGTTCAAATACCTGCTGCTGCCGGACAGTACGCAGGTGTGGCTCAACGCCGCCAGCACGCTCGAGTATCCGCCGCAGTTCAAACCCGGCATCCGGGAAGTGTACCTGTCCGGCGAGGCCTATTTCGATGTGCAGCACGCCGATAAAGTACCGTTCGTGATCCACACCGGCACTGTATCTACCACCGTACTGGGCACCGCTTTTAATATCAAGGCCTACCCCGGCCTGAAGAATATCATCGTGGCGGTGAACCGCGGCAAGGTGAGCGTGCGCTACGGCAAACAGCAGGCCGCCACGCTCACGGAAGGCCAGCGGCTGAAAGTGGACCGGGAAGAAACCGTTGCGCCCGCGGCCGTTAAAACCCTCGTGACGGAAGCCGCTCCCTGGAAGCTGGGCAACCTCGCATACGACAACGAAACGCTGGACGACATCGTGAAAGACCTGGAGCGGGTGTACAACGTGCATATCCGAATTCTCGACGCAGGTGTGGGACAGACAAAAATATCGACTTCCTTCCGGCGCGACATCGGCGCCGAAAAAGCGCTCGAAGTGCTTTGCAGGCTGACGGACACGGACCTGAAACGTTCGGAAGGAATTTATCATATTCAGTAGTAGCAATCGGTATCATCAACCAAAATTCAAGTCATGAATACGTACCAACAATCCGGTTACGGATAATGGGCTGTTAAATGAAAAGAGCCGCTCCTGTTGCGACCAGGGTGCGGCTCTGTTTGCGTTAATAATCCCTGTTTTCAGAATCATTAAACTTACCAAAGCTATGAATTTGTATGCAAAACTGCATGGCGTTTCCGTGCTATGCTGTAAATCCAAAAGGTTATTTATGAGAATATCCATTCTGGCGGTATTGCTGACGATCAACGGGCTTTTAATGGCCGCATCCGGAACCGGCCAGGACCTGCGTAAACCCGTTTCCATAGAGCTTAAGAACGCCAGCCTGAAAACGGCGCTGCGCAAAATCGAATCACTCGGCAGGTTGTCGTTTACCTACAAAACGGCCGACATTGCGGCTTACGACAACATCACTTACCAGGCCACCGACAAACCGCTGGCCCTGATACTCGACGACCTGCTGCGCTCCACCGGCCTGCGGTACGAGCAGGTAGAGGCCAACATCATCATCAAAAAACAGGCCCCCGCAGGTACCCCTGCCGCGGCTGATGATAAGACCGCGACGCAGCCCGCGGCCGTTTATG encodes:
- a CDS encoding DUF4397 domain-containing protein; translation: MILAKKNRILAVLMAVAVVTGLSSCLKNNNNPAPEAFTYAFFANLATPTYKISVFQNNADLLGGEGMEFGTVRAGRLKPGPAKFDFKRLGSDTLLSSYNTTLDTLRYFSTFIYGSQTSGVETYHFREDFSNNSTSKAHVRFFNMVEGSEPVDFYIGETKLSSSRMYEDFLSGSYNSFTQIDPNEVSITVKNAAGTELAKISNVSLAVAGGVYTVVYAGTQGDTGNRKPAIKTFSH
- the yajC gene encoding preprotein translocase subunit YajC codes for the protein MTPQAGGGQGGFGGMGSLLFFGGMILVMWLFMIRPQTKKAKLQKQFIDNLKEGDKVVTIAGIHGKVKKINDNNTLQLEVSAGTYITIERSAVSMEYTSAVNKAAETK
- the coaE gene encoding dephospho-CoA kinase (Dephospho-CoA kinase (CoaE) performs the final step in coenzyme A biosynthesis.), with product MRIIGITGGIGSGKTTVAKLFALLGIPVYSADDAAKEIMVKDPLLVQQIKDHFGREAYFDDGTLNRSFLSNIVFNDKDQLAALNELVHPATIRDSEEWARRQQAPYVIKEAALMFETESFHHVDKVIMVYAPQALRIHRVMQRDGVDRNAVLARMHKQIDEKIKLKLADYVVYNDEQQMVIPQVLSLHKQFLAFS
- a CDS encoding DUF1573 domain-containing protein; this translates as MKLFLYPILAAGLLMAACNGGGGKKPAAAATDANDTTKVARMTFEKQTHDFGNVTQGEVVEYSFKFTNTGNKDLLIQKAEASCGCTVPEWPKEPIKPGESGYMKVKFDSHGRPEGYTEKELFIQANTNPPLVTGPRIQCVIVAKK
- a CDS encoding co-chaperone GroES; its protein translation is MAKQLSIKPLADRVIVKPAAAEEKTAGGIIIPDTAKEKPQRGTVVAAGPGKKDEPVSVKVGDTVLYGKYSGTEISLEGDDYLIMRESDILAVL
- a CDS encoding FKBP-type peptidyl-prolyl cis-trans isomerase; protein product: MRMRHYFGLLSLLAVTFFAACNKNDKPAQPFDPAKQAETDEQLIREYIAKNNITGTVKDATSALHYKVLAPGIGGDTMKLNDRMNVSYKGTLLNGTVFDEGDKTRLSEARLDQLIEGWKIGLRKITKEGKIQLFVPSALGYKNSATGKIPANSVLIFEVTLHNYYY
- a CDS encoding FKBP-type peptidyl-prolyl cis-trans isomerase, which produces MMIKRLLYFFLLTACTALVFSSCAKEDSDTGSYMNMDGLNKENSAIRDFLREKKQDSGLVIHPSGMCYRIIDRGTGSQYITRENVPVVIYTRHLLPSEKFVESSLNLPTSFDGRQLKNHILGWQIGLPLIPKGGRIIMYIPSSLAFGSTGIPGTIPPNAILICDVTLVDFK
- the nusB gene encoding transcription antitermination factor NusB, translated to MQTLYAMDTMEQGTVKPGTATSLLNEKLDQTSQIFTYLLYTIARVAQYAETDAQARASKHLPSAEDLAVNTKIAGNDFVFQVLGDKGFQVNLETWKLRRLEDVELTRKLYNQLADSEIYKKYIAEPSREKASEKQIIEYIYKDILEKNELFRQHMEDSFLHWGDDEEMMGILVGNYLSKPQLFNFLQLISREKLEYARDLLSTAINKKDYCLELIKPKLQNWDPERIAAVDMLLMEMGVCEFLYFPTIPTKVTINEYIDLAKAYSTPQSGQFVNGILDNILKDLQQANLVQKVDRTKK
- the groL gene encoding chaperonin GroEL (60 kDa chaperone family; promotes refolding of misfolded polypeptides especially under stressful conditions; forms two stacked rings of heptamers to form a barrel-shaped 14mer; ends can be capped by GroES; misfolded proteins enter the barrel where they are refolded when GroES binds), with amino-acid sequence MAKQIFFNTDARNKMKKGVDTLANAVKVTLGPKGRNVVIEKKFGAPGVTKDGVTVAKEIELEDPIENMGAQMVKEVASKTADIAGDGTTTATVLAQSIIGEGLKNVAAGANPMDLKRGIDKAVKSVVENLQKQSEKVGSDNKKIEQVAAISANNDAAIGKLIAEAMQKVTKDGVITVEEAKGTETTVEVVEGMQFDRGYLSPYFITNSEKMQAELQNPYILIYDKKISTMKDILHILEKVAQQGAPLLIISEDLEGEALATLVVNKLRGTLKVAAVKAPGFGDRRKEMLQDIATLTAGVVISEEQGFKLENADLTYLGRAESVTIDKDNTTVVGGKGKKEDISARIGQIKAQIEVTTSDYDREKLQERLAKLSGGVAVLYVGAATEVEMKEKKDRVDDALHATRAAVEEGIVAGGGVAFIRSIESLDKLKGENEDEQTGIAIVKRAIEEPLRQITENAGIEGSIVVQKVKEGKADFGFNARTETYENMLAAGVIDPTKVTRIALENAASIAGMLLTTECVIADKPEPKSAAPAMPGGHGMGMDY
- a CDS encoding RNA polymerase sigma-70 factor, which encodes MSERIPHTTAENSEKTLELIFVDIFRQHESRLYALARKLTKSDLFAGDIIQEVFIKLWEQRGQLSEIDNMEAWLYRLTENKVIDFLRKAAADDRLREALWQSLAHNAQETESQVATREYHRMLQKAINSLPPQRRLIYQLNREKGLNYRQIAEELRISRHTVKNQLSTALQSIRSFILKTSGPLSLLFVKYFSGE
- a CDS encoding FecR family protein, with protein sequence MEERIKYLFRQYAAGKCSRKEYEEFFAYIRRSSHDDSIRALIQEAYAADGQVPAAPPYVDGNGALVLKKTKRSLRWSMAAAAVLVLGLVFWWNSSPELKRNFTARSEFKYLLLPDSTQVWLNAASTLEYPPQFKPGIREVYLSGEAYFDVQHADKVPFVIHTGTVSTTVLGTAFNIKAYPGLKNIIVAVNRGKVSVRYGKQQAATLTEGQRLKVDREETVAPAAVKTLVTEAAPWKLGNLAYDNETLDDIVKDLERVYNVHIRILDAGVGQTKISTSFRRDIGAEKALEVLCRLTDTDLKRSEGIYHIQ
- a CDS encoding pyridoxal phosphate-dependent aminotransferase, producing the protein MQLADRLTRISVPQTIRMAKLSRELKAQGIDIVDLSIGEPDFDTPAHIREAAKKAIDEGYTHYTPVAGYLDLKQAVAYKLKRDNGLEYSPDEIVVSTGAKQSIANAVLSIVNPGDEVIIPTPYWVTYSELVKLCQGEVKFVTCGIENDYKITPEQLEAAITPKTKLFMFSSPCNPTGSVYSKEELEALAAVFEKHPQIFIISDEIYEYINYVGEHTSIATIGTLKNRTVIINGLSKGFAMTGWRLGYMAAPLEIAKAADMVQSQFTSATCSITQRCAITALRGELDTAREMVAAFRERRAFIFQALKGIPGLQVNEPDGAFYMFPNVSAFFGKSYEGEKINNADDLCMFLLHKANVTVVSGAAFRQPECIRISYATGMPRIEEGMKRMKEWLGKLS